In a genomic window of Corvus moneduloides isolate bCorMon1 chromosome 17, bCorMon1.pri, whole genome shotgun sequence:
- the KCNK15 gene encoding potassium channel subfamily K member 15, protein MKRQNLRTAALILCIFSYLLVGAAVFDALESEAESGRKRLLEQKRGELRRKYRFSADDYRELERLVLQAEPHRAGRQWKFAGSFYFAITVITTIGYGHAAPGTDAGKVFCMFYAILGIPLTLVMFQSLGERMNTVVRLLLKKIKKCLGMRTTHVSMENMVLVGFLSCMGTLCIGAAAFSYFEGWTFFHAYYYCFITLTTIGFGDFVALQKNEALQKKPPYVAFSFMYILVGLTVIGAFLNLVVLRFLTMNSEDERRDAEERASLRRARNNIHLKPKEDNRSSNAIFLPAEDRTSQMNLIPLVQEDAERQRRQSATSAAAVPSFCTCLCYRPPVCGSPAPSHPETLSCHTNPVYYNSISYKIDEVSLSTRGQTGSSPGSTLSSNSPRCRQHPRLRRKSI, encoded by the exons ATGAAGCGGCAGAACCTGCGCACGGCCGCGCTCATCCTCTGCATCTTCTCCTACCTGCTGGTGGGCGCCGCGGTCTTCGATGCGCTGGAGTCGGAAGCGGAGAGCGGCCGCAAgcggctgctggagcagaagcGCGGGGAGCTGCGGAGGAAGTACCGCTTCTCCGCCGACGACTACCGGGAGCTGGAGCGGCTGGTGCTGCAGGCCGAGCCGCACCGCGCCGGCCGCCAGTGGAAGTTCGCCGGCTCCTTTTACTTCGCCATCACGGTCATCACCACCATCG GTTATGGGCACGCTGCTCCTGGCACGGACGCTGGCAAAGTCTTCTGCATGTTCTACGCCATCCTGGGCATCCCCCTGACGCTGGTCATGTTCCAGAGCCTGGGGGAGCGCATGAACACTGTCGTGCGGCTGCTGCTCAAGAAGATCAAGAAGTGTCTGGGCATGAGGACAACCCACGTCTCCATGGAGAACATGGTCCTAGTGGGCTTTCTGTCCTGCATGGGCACCCTGTGCATCGGCGCCGCAGCCTTCTCTTACTTTGAGGGCTGGACTTTCTTCCATGCCTATTACTACTGCTTCATAACCTTGACCACTATTGGCTTTGGAGACTTTGTGGCTCTGCAGAAGAACGAGGCTTTGCAGAAGAAGCCCCCATATGTGGCTTTCAGCTTCATGTACATCCTGGTGGGCCTGACTGTCATCGGTGCCTTTCTCAACCTCGTGGTGCTGCGGTTCCTGACGATGAACTCGGAGGACGAGCGGCGGGATGCCGAAGAGCGAGCCTCGCTGAGGAGAGCCCGCAACAACATCCACCTCAAGCCCAAAGAGGACAACCGCAGCAGCAATGCCATTTTCCTCCCTGCGGAGGACAGGACGAGCCAGATGAACCTGATCCCGCTGGTCCAGGAGGACGCGGAGAGGCAGCGGCGCCAGTCGGCCACCTCTGCGGCCGCGGTGCCGTCCTTCTGCACATGCCTGTGCTACAGACCCCCGGTGTGCGGCAGCCCGGCGCCCTCCCACCCTGAGACCCTGAGCTGCCACACCAACCCTGTGTATTACAACTCCATTTCCTACAAAATCGACGAGGTGTCCCTGAGCACACGGGGTCAGACCGGCTCCTCCCCGGGGAGCACTTTGTCTTCCAATAGCCCTCGCTGCCGGCAGCACCCCCGGCTGCGGAGGAAATCCATCTAG